Proteins co-encoded in one Lacerta agilis isolate rLacAgi1 chromosome 6, rLacAgi1.pri, whole genome shotgun sequence genomic window:
- the AMPD1 gene encoding AMP deaminase 1 isoform X4, which produces MHKSFQRFPKTPSQFLRTIESEVWKPNDDLLPVFSPPVKKDEDPFQSGNLPENLGYHVEMKEGVVYIYADKDAAARGEPKDLPYPNLDVFIDDMNFLLALIAQGPVKTYTHRRLRFLSSKFSVHEMLNEMEEMKELKNNPHRDFYNCRKIDTHIHAAACMNQKHLLRFIKKSYRENSERVVYKSKDKTLTLKQLFEQLNLHPYDLTVDSLDVHAGRQTFQRFDKFNAKYNPVGASELRDLYLKSENALNGEYFATIIKEVGSDLEDAKYQYAEPRLSIYGRSPEEWSKLANWFNTHRVYSPNMKWMIQVPRIYDVFRSKNFLPHFGKMLENIFVPIFQATINPQDNKELSVFLRHITGFDSVDDESKHSGHMFCTKSPKPEEWSHEKNPSYTYYLYYMYANITVLNHLRRERGMNTFLFRPHCGEAGAITHLLAAFMTADNISHGLNLKKSPVLQYLYFLAQIPIAMSPLSNNSLFLEYAKNPLLDFHQKGLMVSLSTDDPMQFHYTKEPLMEEYAIAAQVFKLSTCDMCEIARYSVLQSGLSHEEKLHILGKNYQEEGPQGNDIRKTNVAQIRMAYRYETWCYELDLIAEGLKSTE; this is translated from the exons ATGCACAAATCTTTCCAGCGTTTCCCCAAGACTCCCTCCCAGTTCTTGCGCACTATTGAAAGTGAGGTGTGGAAGCCAAATGACGACCTGCTTCCAG TGTTCTCTCCCCCTGTGAAGAAAGACGAAGATCCCTTCCAGTCTGGCAACTTGCCGGAGAATCTGGGCTACCATGTGGAAATGAAAGAAGGTGTGGTATACATCTATGCTGACAAAGATGCTGCTGCCAGGGGTGAGCCCAAGGACCTGCCCTACCCTAACCTGGATGTCTTCATTGATGACATGAACTTCCTGCTGGCCCTTATAGCTCAGGGACCTGT caaaacctaCACACACCGACGCCTTCGGTTCCTCTCGTCCAAGTTCAGTGTGCATGAGATGTTGAATGAGATGGAAGAGATGAAGGAGCTGAAGAACAACCCCCATCGGGACTTCTATAATTGTCGTAAG ATCGACACGCACATCCATGCTGCAGCTTGCATGAACCAGAAGCACTTGCTGCGATTCATTAAGAAGTCTTACCGCGAAAATTCCGAAAGGGTTGTGTACAAATCCAAGGACAAGACCTTGACGCTCAAGCAGCTCTTTGAGCAGCTCAACCTTCACCCTTATGACCTGACTGTGGACTCCCTTGACGTCCACGCA GGCCGGCAGACCTTCCAGCGCTTCGACAAGTTCAACGCCAAGTATAACCCGGTGGGTGCCAGTGAGCTGCGTGATCTCTACCTCAAGTCTGAAAATGCCCTCAATGGTGAATACTTTGCCACCATCATCAAG GAGGTTGGCTCTGACCTGGAGGATGCCAAGTACCAGTATGCAGAGCCACGGCTCTCCATCTATGGGCGTTCACCAGAAGAGTGGTCAAAATTAGCCAACTGGTTCAACACACACCGTGTTTATTCACCCAATATGAAGTGGATGATCCAAGTGCCCAGAATCTA TGATGTATTCAGGTCAAAGAACTTTTTGCCACACTTTGGGAAGATGCTGGAGAACATTTTTGTGCCAATATTTCAGGCGACAATCAACCCACAGGACAACAAGGAGCTGAGTGTGTTTCTGCGCCAT ATTACTGGTTTTGACAGTGTGGATGATGAGTCCAAGCACAGTGGACACATGTTCTGCACCAAGAGCCCCAAGCCGGAGGAGTGGTCCCATGAGAAGAACCCCTCCTACACATACTACTTGTACTACATGTATGCTAACATCACGGTCCTCAATCATCTCCGACG GGAACGCGGAATGAACACTTTTCTGTTTCGTCCtcattgtggagaagctggtgctATCACCCACCTGCTGGCTGCCTTCATGACTGCAGATAATATCTCCCATGGTCTGAACCTCAAGAAG AGTCCTGTGCTGCAGTATCTGTACTTCCTGGCCCAGATCCCCATTGCCATGTCCCCACTCAGCAACAACAGCCTCTTCCTAGAATATGCCAAGAACCCACTTCTTGATTTCCACCAGAAGGGCTTGATGGTGTCTCTATCCACCGATGACCCTATGCAGTTCCACTACACCAAG GAGCCTCTCATGGAAGAATATGCCATTGCTGCTCAGGTCTTCAAGCTCAGCACCTGTGACATGTGTGAGATTGCACGCTACAGCGTTCTGCAGTCTGGCTTGTCTCATGAG GAAAAGCTCCATATTCTGGGAAAGAATTACCAAGAAGAGGGGCCTCAGGGCAATGACATCCGCAAGACCAACGTGGCTCAGATCCGCATGGCCTACCGCTATGAGACGTGGTGCTATGAGCTCGATCTTATAGCCGAAGGGCTGAAAAGTACTGAATAG
- the AMPD1 gene encoding AMP deaminase 1 isoform X3: MPKVKVPETDDAMRSFAEKVFASEVKDDGGRHEISPFDVEDACPISHHEMQQHMIKEEESSSDTGKKKKRLLKLKTIALLVPTAGKSSTKLSTLDEVISSSALYQAVPKFQRVQITGDYAAGVTVEDFEVVCRGLYRALCIREKYMHKSFQRFPKTPSQFLRTIESEVWKPNDDLLPVFSPPVKKDEDPFQSGNLPENLGYHVEMKEGVVYIYADKDAAARGEPKDLPYPNLDVFIDDMNFLLALIAQGPVKTYTHRRLRFLSSKFSVHEMLNEMEEMKELKNNPHRDFYNCRKIDTHIHAAACMNQKHLLRFIKKSYRENSERVVYKSKDKTLTLKQLFEQLNLHPYDLTVDSLDVHAGRQTFQRFDKFNAKYNPVGASELRDLYLKSENALNGEYFATIIKEVGSDLEDAKYQYAEPRLSIYGRSPEEWSKLANWFNTHRVYSPNMKWMIQVPRIYDVFRSKNFLPHFGKMLENIFVPIFQATINPQDNKELSVFLRHITGFDSVDDESKHSGHMFCTKSPKPEEWSHEKNPSYTYYLYYMYANITVLNHLRRERGMNTFLFRPHCGEAGAITHLLAAFMTADNISHGLNLKKSPVLQYLYFLAQIPIAMSPLSNNSLFLEYAKNPLLDFHQKGLMVSLSTDDPMQFHYTKEPLMEEYAIAAQVFKLSTCDMCEIARYSVLQSGLSHEEKLHILGKNYQEEGPQGNDIRKTNVAQIRMAYRYETWCYELDLIAEGLKSTE; the protein is encoded by the exons AAACGGATGATGCCATGCGCTCCTTCGCAGAGAAGGTCTTTGCCTCAGAGGTGAAGGATGACGGGGGCCGGCACGAAATCTCTCCCTTTGATGTGGAGGATGCCTGCCCCATATCACATCATGAAATGCAACAGCATATGatcaaggaggaggagagttcaAGTGACACTGGGAAAAA GAAGAAGAGGCTATTGAAGCTGAAGACCATTGCACTGCTTGTTCCTACTGCGGGAAAGTCTTCCACCAAATTGTCCACCTTAGATGAGGTCATCTCCAGCAGTGCTCTGTATCAAGCCGTTCCCAAATTCCAGCGTGTTCAGATCACAGGAGACTATGCTGCAGGG GTGACAGTGGAAGATTTTGAAGTGGTCTGCAGAGGCCTGTACCGTGCCCTGTGTATCCGGGAGAAGTACATGCACAAATCTTTCCAGCGTTTCCCCAAGACTCCCTCCCAGTTCTTGCGCACTATTGAAAGTGAGGTGTGGAAGCCAAATGACGACCTGCTTCCAG TGTTCTCTCCCCCTGTGAAGAAAGACGAAGATCCCTTCCAGTCTGGCAACTTGCCGGAGAATCTGGGCTACCATGTGGAAATGAAAGAAGGTGTGGTATACATCTATGCTGACAAAGATGCTGCTGCCAGGGGTGAGCCCAAGGACCTGCCCTACCCTAACCTGGATGTCTTCATTGATGACATGAACTTCCTGCTGGCCCTTATAGCTCAGGGACCTGT caaaacctaCACACACCGACGCCTTCGGTTCCTCTCGTCCAAGTTCAGTGTGCATGAGATGTTGAATGAGATGGAAGAGATGAAGGAGCTGAAGAACAACCCCCATCGGGACTTCTATAATTGTCGTAAG ATCGACACGCACATCCATGCTGCAGCTTGCATGAACCAGAAGCACTTGCTGCGATTCATTAAGAAGTCTTACCGCGAAAATTCCGAAAGGGTTGTGTACAAATCCAAGGACAAGACCTTGACGCTCAAGCAGCTCTTTGAGCAGCTCAACCTTCACCCTTATGACCTGACTGTGGACTCCCTTGACGTCCACGCA GGCCGGCAGACCTTCCAGCGCTTCGACAAGTTCAACGCCAAGTATAACCCGGTGGGTGCCAGTGAGCTGCGTGATCTCTACCTCAAGTCTGAAAATGCCCTCAATGGTGAATACTTTGCCACCATCATCAAG GAGGTTGGCTCTGACCTGGAGGATGCCAAGTACCAGTATGCAGAGCCACGGCTCTCCATCTATGGGCGTTCACCAGAAGAGTGGTCAAAATTAGCCAACTGGTTCAACACACACCGTGTTTATTCACCCAATATGAAGTGGATGATCCAAGTGCCCAGAATCTA TGATGTATTCAGGTCAAAGAACTTTTTGCCACACTTTGGGAAGATGCTGGAGAACATTTTTGTGCCAATATTTCAGGCGACAATCAACCCACAGGACAACAAGGAGCTGAGTGTGTTTCTGCGCCAT ATTACTGGTTTTGACAGTGTGGATGATGAGTCCAAGCACAGTGGACACATGTTCTGCACCAAGAGCCCCAAGCCGGAGGAGTGGTCCCATGAGAAGAACCCCTCCTACACATACTACTTGTACTACATGTATGCTAACATCACGGTCCTCAATCATCTCCGACG GGAACGCGGAATGAACACTTTTCTGTTTCGTCCtcattgtggagaagctggtgctATCACCCACCTGCTGGCTGCCTTCATGACTGCAGATAATATCTCCCATGGTCTGAACCTCAAGAAG AGTCCTGTGCTGCAGTATCTGTACTTCCTGGCCCAGATCCCCATTGCCATGTCCCCACTCAGCAACAACAGCCTCTTCCTAGAATATGCCAAGAACCCACTTCTTGATTTCCACCAGAAGGGCTTGATGGTGTCTCTATCCACCGATGACCCTATGCAGTTCCACTACACCAAG GAGCCTCTCATGGAAGAATATGCCATTGCTGCTCAGGTCTTCAAGCTCAGCACCTGTGACATGTGTGAGATTGCACGCTACAGCGTTCTGCAGTCTGGCTTGTCTCATGAG GAAAAGCTCCATATTCTGGGAAAGAATTACCAAGAAGAGGGGCCTCAGGGCAATGACATCCGCAAGACCAACGTGGCTCAGATCCGCATGGCCTACCGCTATGAGACGTGGTGCTATGAGCTCGATCTTATAGCCGAAGGGCTGAAAAGTACTGAATAG
- the AMPD1 gene encoding AMP deaminase 1 isoform X1: MPKVKVPAEEKQTDDAMRSFAEKVFASEVKDDGGRHEISPFDVEDACPISHHEMQQHMIKEEESSSDTGKKKKRLLKLKTIALLVPTAGKSSTKLSTLDEVISSSALYQAVPKFQRVQITGDYAAGVTVEDFEVVCRGLYRALCIREKYMHKSFQRFPKTPSQFLRTIESEVWKPNDDLLPVFSPPVKKDEDPFQSGNLPENLGYHVEMKEGVVYIYADKDAAARGEPKDLPYPNLDVFIDDMNFLLALIAQGPVKTYTHRRLRFLSSKFSVHEMLNEMEEMKELKNNPHRDFYNCRKIDTHIHAAACMNQKHLLRFIKKSYRENSERVVYKSKDKTLTLKQLFEQLNLHPYDLTVDSLDVHAGRQTFQRFDKFNAKYNPVGASELRDLYLKSENALNGEYFATIIKEVGSDLEDAKYQYAEPRLSIYGRSPEEWSKLANWFNTHRVYSPNMKWMIQVPRIYDVFRSKNFLPHFGKMLENIFVPIFQATINPQDNKELSVFLRHITGFDSVDDESKHSGHMFCTKSPKPEEWSHEKNPSYTYYLYYMYANITVLNHLRRERGMNTFLFRPHCGEAGAITHLLAAFMTADNISHGLNLKKSPVLQYLYFLAQIPIAMSPLSNNSLFLEYAKNPLLDFHQKGLMVSLSTDDPMQFHYTKEPLMEEYAIAAQVFKLSTCDMCEIARYSVLQSGLSHEEKLHILGKNYQEEGPQGNDIRKTNVAQIRMAYRYETWCYELDLIAEGLKSTE; encoded by the exons CAGAGGAGAAAC AAACGGATGATGCCATGCGCTCCTTCGCAGAGAAGGTCTTTGCCTCAGAGGTGAAGGATGACGGGGGCCGGCACGAAATCTCTCCCTTTGATGTGGAGGATGCCTGCCCCATATCACATCATGAAATGCAACAGCATATGatcaaggaggaggagagttcaAGTGACACTGGGAAAAA GAAGAAGAGGCTATTGAAGCTGAAGACCATTGCACTGCTTGTTCCTACTGCGGGAAAGTCTTCCACCAAATTGTCCACCTTAGATGAGGTCATCTCCAGCAGTGCTCTGTATCAAGCCGTTCCCAAATTCCAGCGTGTTCAGATCACAGGAGACTATGCTGCAGGG GTGACAGTGGAAGATTTTGAAGTGGTCTGCAGAGGCCTGTACCGTGCCCTGTGTATCCGGGAGAAGTACATGCACAAATCTTTCCAGCGTTTCCCCAAGACTCCCTCCCAGTTCTTGCGCACTATTGAAAGTGAGGTGTGGAAGCCAAATGACGACCTGCTTCCAG TGTTCTCTCCCCCTGTGAAGAAAGACGAAGATCCCTTCCAGTCTGGCAACTTGCCGGAGAATCTGGGCTACCATGTGGAAATGAAAGAAGGTGTGGTATACATCTATGCTGACAAAGATGCTGCTGCCAGGGGTGAGCCCAAGGACCTGCCCTACCCTAACCTGGATGTCTTCATTGATGACATGAACTTCCTGCTGGCCCTTATAGCTCAGGGACCTGT caaaacctaCACACACCGACGCCTTCGGTTCCTCTCGTCCAAGTTCAGTGTGCATGAGATGTTGAATGAGATGGAAGAGATGAAGGAGCTGAAGAACAACCCCCATCGGGACTTCTATAATTGTCGTAAG ATCGACACGCACATCCATGCTGCAGCTTGCATGAACCAGAAGCACTTGCTGCGATTCATTAAGAAGTCTTACCGCGAAAATTCCGAAAGGGTTGTGTACAAATCCAAGGACAAGACCTTGACGCTCAAGCAGCTCTTTGAGCAGCTCAACCTTCACCCTTATGACCTGACTGTGGACTCCCTTGACGTCCACGCA GGCCGGCAGACCTTCCAGCGCTTCGACAAGTTCAACGCCAAGTATAACCCGGTGGGTGCCAGTGAGCTGCGTGATCTCTACCTCAAGTCTGAAAATGCCCTCAATGGTGAATACTTTGCCACCATCATCAAG GAGGTTGGCTCTGACCTGGAGGATGCCAAGTACCAGTATGCAGAGCCACGGCTCTCCATCTATGGGCGTTCACCAGAAGAGTGGTCAAAATTAGCCAACTGGTTCAACACACACCGTGTTTATTCACCCAATATGAAGTGGATGATCCAAGTGCCCAGAATCTA TGATGTATTCAGGTCAAAGAACTTTTTGCCACACTTTGGGAAGATGCTGGAGAACATTTTTGTGCCAATATTTCAGGCGACAATCAACCCACAGGACAACAAGGAGCTGAGTGTGTTTCTGCGCCAT ATTACTGGTTTTGACAGTGTGGATGATGAGTCCAAGCACAGTGGACACATGTTCTGCACCAAGAGCCCCAAGCCGGAGGAGTGGTCCCATGAGAAGAACCCCTCCTACACATACTACTTGTACTACATGTATGCTAACATCACGGTCCTCAATCATCTCCGACG GGAACGCGGAATGAACACTTTTCTGTTTCGTCCtcattgtggagaagctggtgctATCACCCACCTGCTGGCTGCCTTCATGACTGCAGATAATATCTCCCATGGTCTGAACCTCAAGAAG AGTCCTGTGCTGCAGTATCTGTACTTCCTGGCCCAGATCCCCATTGCCATGTCCCCACTCAGCAACAACAGCCTCTTCCTAGAATATGCCAAGAACCCACTTCTTGATTTCCACCAGAAGGGCTTGATGGTGTCTCTATCCACCGATGACCCTATGCAGTTCCACTACACCAAG GAGCCTCTCATGGAAGAATATGCCATTGCTGCTCAGGTCTTCAAGCTCAGCACCTGTGACATGTGTGAGATTGCACGCTACAGCGTTCTGCAGTCTGGCTTGTCTCATGAG GAAAAGCTCCATATTCTGGGAAAGAATTACCAAGAAGAGGGGCCTCAGGGCAATGACATCCGCAAGACCAACGTGGCTCAGATCCGCATGGCCTACCGCTATGAGACGTGGTGCTATGAGCTCGATCTTATAGCCGAAGGGCTGAAAAGTACTGAATAG
- the AMPD1 gene encoding AMP deaminase 1 isoform X2 gives MPKVKVPEEKQTDDAMRSFAEKVFASEVKDDGGRHEISPFDVEDACPISHHEMQQHMIKEEESSSDTGKKKKRLLKLKTIALLVPTAGKSSTKLSTLDEVISSSALYQAVPKFQRVQITGDYAAGVTVEDFEVVCRGLYRALCIREKYMHKSFQRFPKTPSQFLRTIESEVWKPNDDLLPVFSPPVKKDEDPFQSGNLPENLGYHVEMKEGVVYIYADKDAAARGEPKDLPYPNLDVFIDDMNFLLALIAQGPVKTYTHRRLRFLSSKFSVHEMLNEMEEMKELKNNPHRDFYNCRKIDTHIHAAACMNQKHLLRFIKKSYRENSERVVYKSKDKTLTLKQLFEQLNLHPYDLTVDSLDVHAGRQTFQRFDKFNAKYNPVGASELRDLYLKSENALNGEYFATIIKEVGSDLEDAKYQYAEPRLSIYGRSPEEWSKLANWFNTHRVYSPNMKWMIQVPRIYDVFRSKNFLPHFGKMLENIFVPIFQATINPQDNKELSVFLRHITGFDSVDDESKHSGHMFCTKSPKPEEWSHEKNPSYTYYLYYMYANITVLNHLRRERGMNTFLFRPHCGEAGAITHLLAAFMTADNISHGLNLKKSPVLQYLYFLAQIPIAMSPLSNNSLFLEYAKNPLLDFHQKGLMVSLSTDDPMQFHYTKEPLMEEYAIAAQVFKLSTCDMCEIARYSVLQSGLSHEEKLHILGKNYQEEGPQGNDIRKTNVAQIRMAYRYETWCYELDLIAEGLKSTE, from the exons AGGAGAAAC AAACGGATGATGCCATGCGCTCCTTCGCAGAGAAGGTCTTTGCCTCAGAGGTGAAGGATGACGGGGGCCGGCACGAAATCTCTCCCTTTGATGTGGAGGATGCCTGCCCCATATCACATCATGAAATGCAACAGCATATGatcaaggaggaggagagttcaAGTGACACTGGGAAAAA GAAGAAGAGGCTATTGAAGCTGAAGACCATTGCACTGCTTGTTCCTACTGCGGGAAAGTCTTCCACCAAATTGTCCACCTTAGATGAGGTCATCTCCAGCAGTGCTCTGTATCAAGCCGTTCCCAAATTCCAGCGTGTTCAGATCACAGGAGACTATGCTGCAGGG GTGACAGTGGAAGATTTTGAAGTGGTCTGCAGAGGCCTGTACCGTGCCCTGTGTATCCGGGAGAAGTACATGCACAAATCTTTCCAGCGTTTCCCCAAGACTCCCTCCCAGTTCTTGCGCACTATTGAAAGTGAGGTGTGGAAGCCAAATGACGACCTGCTTCCAG TGTTCTCTCCCCCTGTGAAGAAAGACGAAGATCCCTTCCAGTCTGGCAACTTGCCGGAGAATCTGGGCTACCATGTGGAAATGAAAGAAGGTGTGGTATACATCTATGCTGACAAAGATGCTGCTGCCAGGGGTGAGCCCAAGGACCTGCCCTACCCTAACCTGGATGTCTTCATTGATGACATGAACTTCCTGCTGGCCCTTATAGCTCAGGGACCTGT caaaacctaCACACACCGACGCCTTCGGTTCCTCTCGTCCAAGTTCAGTGTGCATGAGATGTTGAATGAGATGGAAGAGATGAAGGAGCTGAAGAACAACCCCCATCGGGACTTCTATAATTGTCGTAAG ATCGACACGCACATCCATGCTGCAGCTTGCATGAACCAGAAGCACTTGCTGCGATTCATTAAGAAGTCTTACCGCGAAAATTCCGAAAGGGTTGTGTACAAATCCAAGGACAAGACCTTGACGCTCAAGCAGCTCTTTGAGCAGCTCAACCTTCACCCTTATGACCTGACTGTGGACTCCCTTGACGTCCACGCA GGCCGGCAGACCTTCCAGCGCTTCGACAAGTTCAACGCCAAGTATAACCCGGTGGGTGCCAGTGAGCTGCGTGATCTCTACCTCAAGTCTGAAAATGCCCTCAATGGTGAATACTTTGCCACCATCATCAAG GAGGTTGGCTCTGACCTGGAGGATGCCAAGTACCAGTATGCAGAGCCACGGCTCTCCATCTATGGGCGTTCACCAGAAGAGTGGTCAAAATTAGCCAACTGGTTCAACACACACCGTGTTTATTCACCCAATATGAAGTGGATGATCCAAGTGCCCAGAATCTA TGATGTATTCAGGTCAAAGAACTTTTTGCCACACTTTGGGAAGATGCTGGAGAACATTTTTGTGCCAATATTTCAGGCGACAATCAACCCACAGGACAACAAGGAGCTGAGTGTGTTTCTGCGCCAT ATTACTGGTTTTGACAGTGTGGATGATGAGTCCAAGCACAGTGGACACATGTTCTGCACCAAGAGCCCCAAGCCGGAGGAGTGGTCCCATGAGAAGAACCCCTCCTACACATACTACTTGTACTACATGTATGCTAACATCACGGTCCTCAATCATCTCCGACG GGAACGCGGAATGAACACTTTTCTGTTTCGTCCtcattgtggagaagctggtgctATCACCCACCTGCTGGCTGCCTTCATGACTGCAGATAATATCTCCCATGGTCTGAACCTCAAGAAG AGTCCTGTGCTGCAGTATCTGTACTTCCTGGCCCAGATCCCCATTGCCATGTCCCCACTCAGCAACAACAGCCTCTTCCTAGAATATGCCAAGAACCCACTTCTTGATTTCCACCAGAAGGGCTTGATGGTGTCTCTATCCACCGATGACCCTATGCAGTTCCACTACACCAAG GAGCCTCTCATGGAAGAATATGCCATTGCTGCTCAGGTCTTCAAGCTCAGCACCTGTGACATGTGTGAGATTGCACGCTACAGCGTTCTGCAGTCTGGCTTGTCTCATGAG GAAAAGCTCCATATTCTGGGAAAGAATTACCAAGAAGAGGGGCCTCAGGGCAATGACATCCGCAAGACCAACGTGGCTCAGATCCGCATGGCCTACCGCTATGAGACGTGGTGCTATGAGCTCGATCTTATAGCCGAAGGGCTGAAAAGTACTGAATAG